A window from Seriola aureovittata isolate HTS-2021-v1 ecotype China chromosome 14, ASM2101889v1, whole genome shotgun sequence encodes these proteins:
- the cep68 gene encoding centrosomal protein of 68 kDa isoform X2 yields the protein MEAKGCSQRWKMHLPEFKHSRRCSSLTSKDSERGKTETERDRGRSHKSVSLASTSRFMTDRQYVMRKPLFSAEQHTSILKKTQEHTQKEELSGVNRREQTDMNFSTRPGEELTPESFSRSLRDVSPPSASSEDLGSPLGVSDLRLYHKISTSGSPFSASRSAQRSLFSSILEVQRLNPPQRPRLTSTVLNPTYSPRSGYSRPGQMEGRGRGETRQWSSGGHSKGDSMSPYQADYWACAIPKTLPPSPDRHSAGWDPNREYQALLDYTYPLRPGQVVSEWDSSELQGDSELQGDSLLQTDLQDSGIELDQLCSSTSLSGLDFSVNGTGQTRDRSPLCAGDRSPDPPGFTRSSDGLPSSTPLSLPDPVGLSLNSLDCSPDRGGLDPHMSGDDHRHQHRAPSSSTSTCLFPRPRRVCGEVDEEFRPLPEQLEELQLLSRQVREVTAKLRRPVTASWESLEPRATSILSSITLPEKQEAEDEEGSSQDAAEGKDEMDREERSTVRTAGHRGSEAVRRTSGALVEPVGGGLSRSSLREAEALVEQLRGLTLPGSQEDRQQSDSLMKHIQVFCSHLEQLIQQLYTVSEKMEVLAAPTADIESVKSSLAEYQSFQRAVSSHQPLTSCVLHSGHLLLSCINTTSPLLRDTLQLIERQSGALHTYTEHLFSSILSAMDSLTQPSLPSPVQQSRGEEPRPVGLQGSTL from the exons ATGGAAGCCAAAGGATGCAGCCAGAGATGGAAGATGCACCTCCCAGAGTTTAAGCACAGCAGAAGATGCTCAAGTCTGACGTCAAAAGACAGTGAAAGaggcaaaacagaaacagagagagacagaggacggTCACACAAAAGTGTTTCTCTGGCGTCCACCTCCAGGTttatgacagacagacagtatgTGATGAGGAAGCCTTTGTTCTCTGCAGAACAGCATACATCCATCTTAAAGAAGACACAGGAGCACACACAGAAG GAGGAACTCTCAGGTGTTAACAGAAGAGAACAAACTGATATGAACTTCTCGACCAGACCAGGAGAAGAGCTGACCCCAGAGAGCTTCAGCCGTTCTCTCAGAGATGTCTCACCTCCCTCAGCCTCCAGCGAAGACCTCGGCTCACCCTTGGGTGTCTCAGACCTCAGGCTTTACCACAAAATATCCACTTCTGGATCACCTTTCTCTGCCAGCAGATCAGCTCAGCGGAGCCTCTTCAGCTCCATCCTGGAAGTCCAGAGACTAAACCCTCCTCAGAGACCACGACTGACCTCCACTGTCCTGAATCCTACCTACAGCCCTCGCTCAGGGTACTCGAGGCCAGGCCAGATGGAGGGGAGAGGTAGGGGAGAGACCAGACAATGGTCTTCTGGAGGACACTCAAAAGGAGACTCCATGTCTCCCTATCAGGCAGACTACTGGGCCTGTGCCATCCCTAAAACCTTGCCTCCATCTCCAGACAGGCATTCTGCAGGCTGGGACCCTAACAGGGAGTACCAGGCCTTGCTGGACTACACCTACCCCCTAAGACCAGGACAGGTGGTCAGTGAGTGGGACAGCTCTGAGCTCCAGGGAGACTCTGAGCTCCAGGGAGACTCTCTCCTGCAAACAGACCTGCAGGACTCAGGGATTGAACTGGACCAGCTTTGTAGCTCTACCAGCCTGTCAGGTTTGGACTTTTCTGTGAACGGTACAGGGCAGACCAGAGACAGAAGTCCTCTCTGTGCTGGTGATAGGTCACCTGACCCGCCAGGGTTCACCAGATCCTCAGATGGTCTGCCCTCCAGTACCCCGCTCTCTCTACCAGACCCTGTGGGTTTGTCCTTGAACAGTTTGGATTGCAGTCCGGACAGAGGTGGACTGGATCCTCACATGAGTGGTGATGATCACCGTCATCAGCACCGTGCAccatcctcctccacctccacctgtctctttCCTCGGCCCAGGCGTGTGTGTGGGGAGGTGGACGAAGAGTTCAGGCCTCTTccagagcagctggaggagctgcagctgctgtccagACAG GTGAGGGAGGTGACAGCCAAGCTGAGGCGGCCCGTCACAGCCAGCTGGGAGTCTCTGGAGCCCAGAGccacctccatcctctcctccatcacccTGCCTGAGAAACAGGAGGCCGAAGACGAGGAGGGAAGCAGTCAAGACGCAGCTGAGGGAAAAGATgagatggacagagaggagaggagcactGTTCGAACAG CTGGTCATAGGGGCTCTGAGGCAGTGAGGAGGACCTCTGGAGCCTTGGTGGAGCCTGTTGGAGGGGGACTGAGTCGGTCCAGTCTCAGGGAGGCGGAGGCTTTGGTGGAGCAGCTGCGTGGCCTCACCCTGCCTGGCAGCCAGGAAGACAGACAGCAAAGTGACTCTCTGATGAAGCACATCCAG GTCTTCTGTTCACATCTGGAGCAGCTGATCCAGCAGCTGTACACAGTGTCAGAGAAGATGGAGGTGCTGGCTGCACCCACTGCAGACATCGAGAGTGTGAAGTCGTCTCTGGCTGAGTATCAG AGTTTTCAGAGAGCGGTGAGCAGCCATCAGCCCCTGACCTCCTGTGTCCTGCACAGCGGACATCTTCTGCTCAGCTGCATCAACACCACGTCTCCAC TTTTAAGAGACACCCTGCAGCTGATCGAGAGGCAGTCTGGAGCTCTGCACACCTACACCGAACACCTGTTCTCCTCCATCCTGTCGGCCATGGACAGCCTGACCCAGCCCAGTCTGCCCAGTCCGGtccagcagagcagaggggaggagccGCGCCCTGTTGGGCTGCAGGGGTCCACTTTGTGA
- the LOC130181599 gene encoding ras-related protein ORAB-1-like — MNPEYDYLFKLLLIGDSGVGKSCLLLRFADDTYTESYISTIGVDFKIRTIELDGKTIKLQIWDTAGQERFRTITSSYYRGAHGIIVVYDVTDQESFNNVKQWLQEIDRYASENVNKLLVGNKCDLTTKKVVDYTTAKEFADSLGIPFLETSAKNATNVEQAFMTMAAEIKKRMGPGATAGGGEKPNVKLTPGTTVKPSSGGCC; from the exons ATGAATCCAGAATA TGACTATTTATTCAAGCTGCTCCTGATTGGTGACTCTGGTGTTGGAAAGTCTTGCCTTCTTCTCCGATTCGCA gatGACACATACACGGAAAGTTACATTAGCACTATTGGTGTGGATTTCAAAATACGAACCATAGAGCTGGATGGAAAGACCATTAAACTTCAGATT TGGGATACAGCGGGCCAGGAGAGGTTTCGTACAATCACATCCAGCTACTACAGAGGTGCTCATGGTATCATTGTAGTGTACGATGTCACAGACCAG GAGTCCTTCAACAATGTCAAACAGTGGCTACAGGAGATTGACCGCTATGCcagtgaaaatgtcaacaagctTTTGGTCGGGAACAAGTGTGACCTGACGACAAAGAAGGTGGTGGACTACACAACAGCAAAG GAGTTTGCAGACTCTCTGGGCATCCCCTTTTTGGAAACCAGCGCCAAGAATGCCACCAATGTGGAGCAGGCCTTCATGACGATGGCTGCTGAGATCAAGAAGAGGATGGGCCCTGGGGCGACAGCCGGAGGAGGGGAAAAGCCCAACGTGAAGCTGACCCCCGGCACTACTGTCAAGCCTTCATCAGGAGGAtgctgctga
- the cep68 gene encoding centrosomal protein of 68 kDa isoform X1: protein MEAKGCSQRWKMHLPEFKHSRRCSSLTSKDSERGKTETERDRGRSHKSVSLASTSRFMTDRQYVMRKPLFSAEQHTSILKKTQEHTQKEELSGVNRREQTDMNFSTRPGEELTPESFSRSLRDVSPPSASSEDLGSPLGVSDLRLYHKISTSGSPFSASRSAQRSLFSSILEVQRLNPPQRPRLTSTVLNPTYSPRSGYSRPGQMEGRGRGETRQWSSGGHSKGDSMSPYQADYWACAIPKTLPPSPDRHSAGWDPNREYQALLDYTYPLRPGQVVSEWDSSELQGDSELQGDSLLQTDLQDSGIELDQLCSSTSLSGLDFSVNGTGQTRDRSPLCAGDRSPDPPGFTRSSDGLPSSTPLSLPDPVGLSLNSLDCSPDRGGLDPHMSGDDHRHQHRAPSSSTSTCLFPRPRRVCGEVDEEFRPLPEQLEELQLLSRQVREVTAKLRRPVTASWESLEPRATSILSSITLPEKQEAEDEEGSSQDAAEGKDEMDREERSTVRTAAGHRGSEAVRRTSGALVEPVGGGLSRSSLREAEALVEQLRGLTLPGSQEDRQQSDSLMKHIQVFCSHLEQLIQQLYTVSEKMEVLAAPTADIESVKSSLAEYQSFQRAVSSHQPLTSCVLHSGHLLLSCINTTSPLLRDTLQLIERQSGALHTYTEHLFSSILSAMDSLTQPSLPSPVQQSRGEEPRPVGLQGSTL, encoded by the exons ATGGAAGCCAAAGGATGCAGCCAGAGATGGAAGATGCACCTCCCAGAGTTTAAGCACAGCAGAAGATGCTCAAGTCTGACGTCAAAAGACAGTGAAAGaggcaaaacagaaacagagagagacagaggacggTCACACAAAAGTGTTTCTCTGGCGTCCACCTCCAGGTttatgacagacagacagtatgTGATGAGGAAGCCTTTGTTCTCTGCAGAACAGCATACATCCATCTTAAAGAAGACACAGGAGCACACACAGAAG GAGGAACTCTCAGGTGTTAACAGAAGAGAACAAACTGATATGAACTTCTCGACCAGACCAGGAGAAGAGCTGACCCCAGAGAGCTTCAGCCGTTCTCTCAGAGATGTCTCACCTCCCTCAGCCTCCAGCGAAGACCTCGGCTCACCCTTGGGTGTCTCAGACCTCAGGCTTTACCACAAAATATCCACTTCTGGATCACCTTTCTCTGCCAGCAGATCAGCTCAGCGGAGCCTCTTCAGCTCCATCCTGGAAGTCCAGAGACTAAACCCTCCTCAGAGACCACGACTGACCTCCACTGTCCTGAATCCTACCTACAGCCCTCGCTCAGGGTACTCGAGGCCAGGCCAGATGGAGGGGAGAGGTAGGGGAGAGACCAGACAATGGTCTTCTGGAGGACACTCAAAAGGAGACTCCATGTCTCCCTATCAGGCAGACTACTGGGCCTGTGCCATCCCTAAAACCTTGCCTCCATCTCCAGACAGGCATTCTGCAGGCTGGGACCCTAACAGGGAGTACCAGGCCTTGCTGGACTACACCTACCCCCTAAGACCAGGACAGGTGGTCAGTGAGTGGGACAGCTCTGAGCTCCAGGGAGACTCTGAGCTCCAGGGAGACTCTCTCCTGCAAACAGACCTGCAGGACTCAGGGATTGAACTGGACCAGCTTTGTAGCTCTACCAGCCTGTCAGGTTTGGACTTTTCTGTGAACGGTACAGGGCAGACCAGAGACAGAAGTCCTCTCTGTGCTGGTGATAGGTCACCTGACCCGCCAGGGTTCACCAGATCCTCAGATGGTCTGCCCTCCAGTACCCCGCTCTCTCTACCAGACCCTGTGGGTTTGTCCTTGAACAGTTTGGATTGCAGTCCGGACAGAGGTGGACTGGATCCTCACATGAGTGGTGATGATCACCGTCATCAGCACCGTGCAccatcctcctccacctccacctgtctctttCCTCGGCCCAGGCGTGTGTGTGGGGAGGTGGACGAAGAGTTCAGGCCTCTTccagagcagctggaggagctgcagctgctgtccagACAG GTGAGGGAGGTGACAGCCAAGCTGAGGCGGCCCGTCACAGCCAGCTGGGAGTCTCTGGAGCCCAGAGccacctccatcctctcctccatcacccTGCCTGAGAAACAGGAGGCCGAAGACGAGGAGGGAAGCAGTCAAGACGCAGCTGAGGGAAAAGATgagatggacagagaggagaggagcactGTTCGAACAG CAGCTGGTCATAGGGGCTCTGAGGCAGTGAGGAGGACCTCTGGAGCCTTGGTGGAGCCTGTTGGAGGGGGACTGAGTCGGTCCAGTCTCAGGGAGGCGGAGGCTTTGGTGGAGCAGCTGCGTGGCCTCACCCTGCCTGGCAGCCAGGAAGACAGACAGCAAAGTGACTCTCTGATGAAGCACATCCAG GTCTTCTGTTCACATCTGGAGCAGCTGATCCAGCAGCTGTACACAGTGTCAGAGAAGATGGAGGTGCTGGCTGCACCCACTGCAGACATCGAGAGTGTGAAGTCGTCTCTGGCTGAGTATCAG AGTTTTCAGAGAGCGGTGAGCAGCCATCAGCCCCTGACCTCCTGTGTCCTGCACAGCGGACATCTTCTGCTCAGCTGCATCAACACCACGTCTCCAC TTTTAAGAGACACCCTGCAGCTGATCGAGAGGCAGTCTGGAGCTCTGCACACCTACACCGAACACCTGTTCTCCTCCATCCTGTCGGCCATGGACAGCCTGACCCAGCCCAGTCTGCCCAGTCCGGtccagcagagcagaggggaggagccGCGCCCTGTTGGGCTGCAGGGGTCCACTTTGTGA
- the sdhaf4 gene encoding succinate dehydrogenase assembly factor 4, mitochondrial: protein MSVLRSICASARRHVVSPGLTLDRVFTGSSRAASGAAKDKQPLKKAKTPQGRFDNPEEKSRDVLEKFPDDVNPVTKEKGGPRGPEPTRYGDWERKGRCVDF, encoded by the exons ATGTCTGTTCTGCGGAGCATCTGTGCTTCAGCCAGAAGACACGTCGTCTCTCCGGGTCTAACGCTGGACCGAGTCTTCACAG GGTCTTCACGAGCAGCTAGCGGAGCGGCGAAGGACAAGCAGCCGCTGAAGAAAGCTAAAACCCCGCAGGGTCGGTTTGACAACCCCgaggagaagagcagagatGTTCTTGAAA AGTTCCCTGATGACGTGAACCCTGTAACCAAGGAGAAGGGGGGCCCTCGTGGACCGGAACCCACCCGCTATGGAGACTGGGAGAGAAAGGGCCGCTGTGTCGACTTCTAG